Part of the candidate division WOR-3 bacterium genome, TTGCTGATCCTGATCGGGTTGATCCTGATCGTTTTGGTCTTGATCGTTCTGATCCTGCTGATTATTTTTCATCCGCAGTGCGATCTCAAGGTTTCTGCGGCACTCATCGTCGAAAGGGTTAAGAATAAGGGATTTGACGAGTCTGTCTATCGCGTGTTCAAGGTAGGGGCAATTCGACTCCTGGCAATTTTGCGAGGCTTTTAGATACGAAGTGCCAGCGTTGTAGAGTATGTCTGATTTCATTTCAAAAAGAGCTGAATCCTGCGAGGAAATCGAATCGAATAGTACAGCGGCGCTTTCAGGTTCATTTTTTTCGTAGAGAACAACTCCGAGGTTGTAGATTACAGACCAATCGTCTGGAGATTCTTCGAGGGCTTCGCGATAAAGTTCTGCCGCTTTGTCGAAATTGCCTTCGTCATGAAATCTGGCGCCTTCGTAAGCTTTATCAGGAGGTATTGAAAGAAGCAAAAAAGTCAATATCATAAATAGCATTTTTTTATCCTTCTTTTCTTTTCTACAGTGATTGACAAAGCGATGAGAACCGCTCCGATCGCGAGAGGAATTTCATAGTGATAGACAAAGAGAACATCTTGTTTTTGGCTTATAGTTTCTTTTTTCAAGCCTTCGAGAAAATTG contains:
- a CDS encoding tetratricopeptide repeat protein; the protein is MLFMILTFLLLSIPPDKAYEGARFHDEGNFDKAAELYREALEESPDDWSVIYNLGVVLYEKNEPESAAVLFDSISSQDSALFEMKSDILYNAGTSYLKASQNCQESNCPYLEHAIDRLVKSLILNPFDDECRRNLEIALRMKNNQQDQNDQDQNDQDQPDQDQQDPDQQDQQDQDSDQDQNDQDQQDQDQQDPDQQDQQDPDQQDQQDQDPDQDQNDQDQPDQDQQDPDQQDQQDQDPDQDQNDQDQNDQDQQDQDQQDPDQQDQQDPDPDQDQQDQESQSETPPMTKEQAERILDAALNSPGQDSLLPQDDGKSVPSGQW